The following proteins are encoded in a genomic region of Terriglobia bacterium:
- a CDS encoding tagaturonate epimerase family protein has translation MTSSAAHSLASSAGLRLARCSFGVGDRFAHQARAQLRACVMASQRGVEIIPVWNKSNREHRIVGSKPDSVRAAAEIAVRELEWTRPFHVDADHINLDTVDDFLPSSDFYTLDVAYAIGKPPQPSAIGAFIGRHPELLRPIELQARGSVRPLSPEGLAEIATKYLFATQEAGRIYRHIESALGTGAFITEVSMDETDTPQSPAELLVILAALSDEGIPLQTIAPKFTGRFNKGVDYVGDVAQFEAEFRSDLAVIAHAIDVYGLPAQLKLSIHSGSDKFSIYPAIRRALRDTGAGVHVKTAGTTWLEELVGLAEAGGDGLALAKEIYAAAYVHRDELCAPYATVIDISAARLPSPEQVNGWSSQQYADALRHDPKCPEYNPDFRQLLHVAYKVAAKLGRRYLDMLVACEDSISRNVIANLYERHLTPIFLAGDASA, from the coding sequence ATGACCTCATCCGCCGCTCACTCCTTGGCGTCCTCCGCCGGCCTCCGCCTCGCGAGATGCTCCTTTGGCGTCGGCGACCGCTTTGCCCATCAAGCCCGGGCTCAGTTGCGCGCCTGCGTCATGGCTTCGCAGCGTGGCGTCGAGATCATTCCGGTATGGAACAAGTCGAACCGCGAACACCGCATTGTCGGTTCCAAGCCCGACAGCGTGCGCGCCGCCGCCGAAATCGCGGTCCGCGAGCTGGAATGGACCAGGCCTTTCCACGTGGACGCCGACCATATCAACCTCGACACGGTGGACGACTTCCTGCCATCGAGCGACTTTTACACCCTGGACGTTGCCTATGCCATCGGCAAGCCACCGCAGCCGTCGGCCATCGGCGCATTCATCGGCCGCCATCCTGAGTTACTGCGGCCCATAGAACTGCAAGCTCGCGGGTCCGTCCGGCCACTGTCGCCCGAAGGGTTGGCCGAGATCGCAACCAAGTACCTGTTCGCCACCCAGGAGGCGGGCAGGATTTATCGGCACATCGAGAGCGCGCTGGGAACCGGCGCCTTCATCACCGAAGTCTCGATGGACGAAACCGACACTCCCCAGAGTCCCGCCGAGTTGTTGGTGATCCTCGCGGCCCTGTCCGATGAGGGCATTCCCCTGCAAACGATTGCGCCGAAGTTTACCGGCCGCTTCAACAAGGGCGTGGATTATGTGGGAGACGTGGCGCAGTTTGAAGCCGAGTTTCGCAGCGACTTGGCGGTCATCGCTCATGCTATCGACGTCTACGGCCTGCCTGCCCAACTCAAGCTGAGCATCCATTCCGGCAGCGACAAATTCTCCATCTATCCGGCCATACGCCGCGCCCTGCGCGATACCGGGGCCGGCGTGCATGTAAAAACAGCCGGCACCACCTGGCTCGAAGAACTGGTCGGACTGGCGGAAGCTGGTGGAGATGGCCTTGCACTGGCGAAGGAGATCTACGCCGCGGCGTATGTACATCGTGATGAGCTGTGCGCTCCCTATGCAACCGTGATTGATATCAGCGCAGCGAGACTGCCCTCTCCGGAGCAGGTCAACGGGTGGTCGTCACAGCAGTATGCGGACGCTCTGCGTCACGACCCGAAGTGTCCCGAGTACAACCCCGATTTCCGCCAGTTGCTGCACGTTGCCTATAAGGTCGCCGCGAAGCTGGGCCGGCGCTATCTGGACATGCTGGTGGCGTGCGAAGACTCCATCTCGCGCAATGTGATCGCCAACTTGTACGAAAGGCAT